A window of the Streptomyces sp. Ag109_O5-10 genome harbors these coding sequences:
- a CDS encoding TetR/AcrR family transcriptional regulator — protein MARTREFDMDQATDRAMDLFWRRGYAETSLQDLLGELAIGSGSFYAAFGSKEQLYVRALERYTSLQGGDLEKALDGTAEIRPAIRKVLGSMIEADLADPTRGCLVVNASTQCAEQPAAADRVTAAIRQVESLLAGALEQAQARGEIAPDKDPRKLARFLTTFIQGIRVVGQARTGREFTEDALDTAMRALD, from the coding sequence ATGGCACGCACCAGGGAATTCGACATGGACCAGGCGACAGACCGCGCCATGGACCTGTTCTGGCGCCGCGGCTACGCCGAGACCTCTCTGCAGGACCTGCTGGGGGAGCTGGCCATCGGCAGCGGCAGCTTCTACGCGGCCTTCGGCTCGAAGGAACAGCTCTACGTCCGCGCCCTGGAGCGCTACACCTCGCTCCAGGGCGGCGACCTGGAGAAGGCCCTCGACGGGACGGCCGAGATCCGGCCCGCGATCCGCAAGGTGCTCGGCTCCATGATCGAGGCGGACCTGGCCGACCCCACCCGCGGCTGCCTCGTGGTCAACGCCTCGACGCAGTGCGCCGAGCAGCCCGCGGCGGCGGACCGGGTCACCGCCGCCATCCGGCAGGTCGAGTCCCTGCTCGCCGGCGCCCTGGAGCAGGCACAGGCGCGGGGCGAGATCGCCCCGGACAAGGACCCGAGGAAGCTGGCCCGGTTCCTCACCACGTTCATCCAGGGGATCCGCGTCGTCGGCCAGGCACGCACGGGCAGGGAGTTCACCGAGGACGCCCTGGACACCGCGATGCGCGCACTGGACTGA
- a CDS encoding SDR family NAD(P)-dependent oxidoreductase, producing MELHLKDKVAVVTGASKGIGLAVVEKLAGEGVKVVAGSRSSTPELDALVARHDVTFVPVDLSTTAGAESLIRQAVERHRRLDILVNNVGAAEPRESFLKVDDAGWQRIFDLTFFSAVRTSRAALPHLIAAGDAAIVNISSINARLPFPMVVDYSAAKAALTNLNKSLSEEFAPQGVRVNAIAPGPVRTPFWTAPGGFADATAAAAGATAQEALDVIVPQSMGITSGRISEAHEVADLALFLASPLAANITGTETLVDGGQTKTL from the coding sequence ATGGAACTGCACCTCAAGGACAAGGTCGCCGTCGTCACCGGAGCCAGCAAGGGCATCGGCCTGGCCGTCGTCGAGAAGCTGGCCGGCGAGGGCGTCAAGGTCGTGGCCGGCAGCCGCTCCTCCACTCCCGAACTGGACGCCCTGGTGGCCCGGCACGACGTCACGTTCGTGCCGGTCGACCTGTCCACCACAGCGGGCGCCGAGTCCCTGATCCGGCAGGCCGTGGAGCGCCACCGGCGCCTGGACATCCTGGTCAACAACGTCGGCGCCGCCGAACCGCGCGAGTCGTTCCTCAAGGTCGACGACGCCGGCTGGCAGCGGATCTTCGACCTGACCTTCTTCAGCGCCGTCCGCACCAGCCGCGCCGCCCTCCCCCATCTGATCGCGGCGGGTGACGCGGCCATCGTCAACATCAGCTCGATCAACGCCCGGCTGCCCTTCCCCATGGTGGTCGACTACTCGGCGGCCAAGGCCGCACTGACCAACCTCAACAAGTCCCTGTCCGAGGAGTTCGCGCCCCAGGGGGTGCGCGTCAACGCCATCGCCCCGGGCCCGGTCCGCACGCCGTTCTGGACCGCGCCGGGCGGCTTCGCCGACGCCACCGCCGCGGCCGCCGGGGCCACCGCGCAGGAGGCGCTGGACGTCATCGTGCCGCAGAGCATGGGCATCACGTCCGGACGCATCAGCGAGGCACACGAGGTCGCCGACCTGGCCCTGTTCCTCGCCTCCCCCCTGGCCGCCAACATCACCGGCACGGAGACCCTCGTCGACGGCGGCCAGACCAAGACGCTCTGA
- a CDS encoding LacI family DNA-binding transcriptional regulator: MTVKGERGRGTRRPTLEEVAARAGVGRGTVSRVINGSPRVSDATRAAVEAAVNELGYVPNTAARALAANRTDAIALVVPEPETRFFAEPYFSDMLSGVGAELSDTEMQLLLIFAGSDRERRRLAQYLAAHRVDGVLLVSVHADDPLPDLLAQLEIPAVISGPRSAEETLTSVDSDNYGGARSAVEHLLTRGRRTIAHITGRLDVYGAQRRVDGYRDALRDAGRTADELLIEPGDFTEEGGRRAMARLLEREPGLDAVFAGSDVMAAGARQVLRVAGRRIPEDVALVGYDDSAIARHMDPPLTSVRQPIEGMGRAMIDLLLAEIADRRPAAARGPERRHAVLPTALVARASS; encoded by the coding sequence ATGACGGTCAAGGGTGAGCGGGGCCGAGGTACTCGGCGGCCGACCCTGGAGGAGGTCGCCGCCCGCGCCGGGGTGGGCCGCGGCACGGTGTCGCGCGTGATCAACGGCTCGCCCCGGGTCAGCGACGCCACCCGCGCGGCCGTGGAGGCGGCCGTCAACGAACTCGGCTACGTCCCCAACACCGCAGCCCGCGCGCTGGCCGCCAACCGCACGGACGCGATCGCGCTGGTCGTTCCGGAGCCGGAGACCCGGTTCTTCGCGGAGCCGTACTTCTCCGACATGCTCAGCGGCGTCGGTGCCGAACTCTCCGACACCGAGATGCAGTTGCTGCTGATCTTCGCGGGCAGTGACCGCGAGCGGCGCCGGCTCGCCCAGTACCTGGCCGCGCACCGGGTGGACGGGGTGCTGCTGGTGTCCGTGCACGCCGACGACCCGTTGCCCGACCTGCTCGCCCAGCTGGAGATCCCGGCCGTGATCAGCGGCCCGCGCTCGGCGGAGGAGACGCTGACCTCGGTGGACTCCGACAACTACGGCGGCGCCCGCTCGGCCGTGGAGCACCTGCTGACGCGGGGCCGCCGCACCATCGCCCACATCACCGGCCGGCTCGACGTGTACGGAGCCCAGCGCCGCGTCGACGGCTACCGCGACGCCCTGCGCGACGCGGGCCGTACGGCGGACGAACTCCTCATCGAGCCGGGCGACTTCACCGAGGAGGGGGGCCGGCGGGCGATGGCCCGGCTGCTGGAGCGCGAGCCCGGCCTCGACGCCGTGTTCGCCGGCTCCGACGTGATGGCGGCGGGCGCCCGCCAGGTGCTGCGCGTGGCGGGCCGCCGTATCCCCGAGGACGTGGCACTGGTCGGGTACGACGACTCGGCCATCGCCCGGCACATGGATCCGCCGCTCACGAGCGTCCGCCAGCCGATCGAGGGGATGGGCCGCGCGATGATCGATCTGCTGCTGGCCGAGATCGCCGACCGGCGTCCGGCCGCCGCCCGGGGGCCGGAGCGGCGGCACGCGGTACTGCCGACGGCCCTGGTGGCGCGGGCGTCCTCCTAG
- a CDS encoding methyltransferase — protein MSVDAPITPEPLLRLGLGFMASKTLLSAVELGVFTSLAAGGRDRESLAREVGLHPRSAADFLDALVSLGALARDEDGTYRNTPAADAFLDRAKPSYVGGILEMAGARLFGFWNNLTDALRTGAPQNEVAHSGAPFFATLSQDPVAWRTFLNGMNGVSTPLAAALAADFDWTGRRHVVDLGGALGAVPAAVLRSHPGITGGVLELPPVGPVFEEFVAAHGLTGRLTFHGGDFFSDPLPEADVYVMGQILHDWPLEQRRFLLRKAYDALPEGGTLIVYDAMIDDERRHNTYGLMLSLNMLIDTEGGSEYTVADLTQWLRAAGFAKVESRSLVGGYTAAYATK, from the coding sequence ATGTCGGTCGACGCACCGATCACCCCCGAGCCGCTGCTTCGGCTCGGCCTGGGCTTCATGGCTTCCAAGACTCTGCTGAGCGCGGTGGAGCTGGGAGTCTTCACCTCGCTGGCCGCCGGCGGCCGCGACCGTGAGTCCCTCGCCCGGGAGGTGGGCCTGCACCCCAGATCCGCCGCGGACTTCCTCGACGCCCTGGTGTCGCTCGGCGCGCTGGCCCGCGACGAGGACGGCACCTACCGCAACACCCCCGCCGCGGACGCGTTCCTGGACCGGGCCAAGCCGTCGTACGTGGGCGGCATCCTCGAGATGGCCGGCGCACGCCTCTTCGGCTTCTGGAACAACCTCACCGACGCGCTGCGGACCGGCGCCCCGCAGAACGAGGTCGCGCACAGCGGTGCCCCGTTCTTCGCGACGCTGAGTCAGGACCCGGTCGCCTGGCGCACCTTCCTCAACGGCATGAACGGCGTCAGCACACCGCTCGCCGCCGCCCTGGCCGCCGACTTCGACTGGACCGGCCGCCGCCACGTCGTCGACCTCGGCGGAGCACTCGGCGCCGTGCCCGCCGCCGTGCTGCGCTCCCACCCCGGCATCACCGGCGGCGTCCTCGAACTTCCCCCGGTCGGCCCGGTGTTCGAGGAGTTCGTCGCCGCCCACGGCCTGACCGGCCGCCTGACCTTCCACGGCGGGGACTTCTTCTCCGACCCGCTGCCCGAGGCCGACGTCTACGTCATGGGGCAGATCCTCCACGACTGGCCCCTGGAACAGCGTCGGTTCCTGCTCCGGAAGGCCTACGACGCGCTGCCCGAGGGCGGCACCCTCATCGTCTACGACGCCATGATCGACGACGAGCGCCGCCACAACACCTACGGCCTGATGCTGTCGCTCAACATGCTCATCGACACGGAGGGCGGATCCGAGTACACGGTCGCGGACCTCACCCAGTGGCTCCGGGCCGCCGGCTTCGCCAAGGTGGAATCCCGGAGCCTCGTCGGCGGCTACACGGCCGCGTACGCCACCAAGTGA
- a CDS encoding alpha/beta fold hydrolase — MTDHDGVPLVHGRPLVNGVDLHCATGGSGDPVVLIHGVPKTMFFWRHVIPLLTPHHTVVAVDLRGFGGSGRPVSGYDTRTLAADVAALMAALGHDRYRVVGEDWGAAVAYAVAAFHRPEVVQLVFQETRLPGLPVPALGALAAEDPRTGWHRSLFGLPHYPELLIAGRERAFWTYFMRRIMWDPSAYTDADEDEYTRGLEEPGGNHAVFELYRATDTDADQNRPQFAVPLECPVLAVGGRAYLAAEPGEQMAQVAVNVTPVVIERAGHNIPLEAPAELARHYLDFFAAAGE; from the coding sequence ATGACGGATCACGACGGCGTCCCGCTCGTCCACGGCCGGCCCCTGGTCAACGGGGTCGATCTGCACTGTGCGACGGGCGGCAGCGGCGACCCGGTCGTCCTGATCCACGGGGTGCCGAAGACCATGTTCTTCTGGCGCCACGTCATCCCGCTGCTCACCCCGCACCACACGGTCGTCGCGGTGGACCTGCGGGGGTTCGGCGGCTCCGGACGTCCGGTGTCCGGGTACGACACGCGAACGCTGGCCGCCGACGTCGCCGCGCTCATGGCGGCGCTGGGACACGACCGGTACCGGGTGGTGGGCGAGGACTGGGGTGCGGCCGTCGCCTACGCCGTGGCGGCCTTCCACCGCCCGGAGGTCGTGCAACTCGTCTTCCAGGAGACCCGGCTGCCCGGCCTGCCGGTTCCCGCCCTCGGGGCGCTCGCCGCCGAGGATCCCCGCACCGGCTGGCACCGCTCGCTGTTCGGCCTCCCGCACTACCCCGAACTGCTGATCGCCGGCCGTGAGCGTGCCTTCTGGACGTACTTCATGCGGCGGATCATGTGGGATCCGAGCGCGTACACGGACGCCGACGAGGACGAGTACACCCGAGGGCTCGAAGAACCCGGGGGCAACCACGCGGTGTTCGAGCTGTACCGGGCGACCGACACCGACGCCGACCAGAACCGGCCGCAGTTCGCGGTCCCGCTGGAGTGCCCGGTGCTGGCCGTCGGGGGCCGCGCCTACCTCGCCGCGGAGCCCGGGGAACAGATGGCCCAGGTCGCGGTGAACGTCACCCCTGTGGTGATCGAGCGGGCGGGACACAACATCCCGTTGGAGGCACCCGCCGAACTCGCGCGCCACTACCTCGACTTCTTCGCGGCCGCGGGGGAATGA
- a CDS encoding LuxR family transcriptional regulator yields the protein MGWNGVQPASEPPLVGRHPEREAIGRLLDTVRGGLGGALVLTGEPGIGKTRLLGYAAARAAELRVVRLTAVEPETNLAFGALYRLLRPFLNRTGRLPGPQRAALEAALGLVSGPPADRSLVGLATLTLLSGAAAEQPLLMLLDDAHWLDRESADALAFTARRLHADSLGLIIAVRDGLGDNALSDAVGGHTLTGLPEPDAKALLAIGDRRVDPAVADRIVAGTGGNPLALLELAGTLAAEQLSGVAPLPDPLPVGPLLEGHFRRLVRSLPPTTGALLLLLAAAPSDDTGTVWRAAGRLGLPARAAEPAVAAGILGPGTPPDFRHPLIRSTVYAAAEPGERRRAHAALAAACDPATDADRRAWHRAEAAEGVADDVADDLEAASERARSRGGHSQQALFLSRAADFTGDPDRRAERLLDAAQAHLMSGDAPAAGAALERAGADIRDPVMRTRELRMRATTQMFRLAVADVPAMLLDAVTRLGPQDPRLTWELLCEALHAALVAHDTVRGTSLTEVGAAVVAARLHQDSAVRGRDLLMEGLGRRVAEGYERGAPVLRAALDVLRGGGGIGDAHSPFAVMLLMACDDLWDGPAGRELAARLAAADRDAGALYALSITLLVEARYDLLDGRFAAAEARYAEFDDIAAVTGFPGGGDVNRLHLLALTGREAELRAAVRRTAGMRSMGHGVLQLMAQHALTLFELGQGHYPQALQHASAVFEQDPPTCGNLVLPLLVEAGVRTGDRDGVARALRRLEERAPLAGTPWALGSLALGRALAARGDDAEKLYQEAVDLLGQGPLALERARAQLLFGEWLRRRKRRADARKQLRAAYESFDAFGAAPYAERARTELLSTGETARRRTEETRFDLTPRERQVAAMAASGLTNGEIATRLFVTASTVEFHLNKVFRKLGITSRRQIPRRIGEPDPVGGS from the coding sequence ATGGGGTGGAACGGCGTCCAGCCGGCATCCGAGCCGCCGCTGGTGGGCCGCCACCCCGAACGCGAGGCCATCGGACGACTGCTCGACACGGTGCGCGGCGGCCTCGGCGGAGCCCTGGTCCTGACCGGCGAACCCGGGATCGGCAAGACCCGGCTCCTCGGCTACGCCGCGGCCCGGGCCGCGGAACTCCGCGTGGTCCGGCTGACCGCGGTCGAGCCCGAGACCAATCTCGCCTTCGGCGCGCTCTACCGGCTGTTGCGGCCGTTCCTGAACCGGACGGGCCGACTGCCCGGACCACAGCGGGCCGCGCTGGAGGCGGCCCTCGGCCTCGTCTCGGGACCGCCCGCGGACCGCTCCCTGGTCGGGCTGGCGACGCTGACCCTGCTGTCCGGGGCCGCCGCCGAGCAGCCGCTGCTGATGCTGCTCGACGACGCGCACTGGCTGGACCGGGAGTCGGCCGACGCGCTCGCGTTCACCGCCCGCCGGCTGCACGCCGACTCCCTGGGCCTGATCATCGCCGTCCGCGACGGACTCGGTGACAACGCCCTGTCCGACGCGGTCGGCGGGCACACCCTGACCGGTCTGCCGGAGCCGGATGCCAAGGCCCTGCTCGCCATCGGCGACCGGCGGGTGGACCCGGCGGTCGCCGACCGGATCGTCGCCGGTACCGGCGGCAATCCACTCGCCCTGCTGGAACTGGCCGGCACCCTCGCCGCCGAACAGCTCTCCGGTGTCGCCCCGTTGCCCGATCCGCTGCCGGTGGGCCCGCTGCTGGAGGGGCACTTCCGGCGCCTGGTCCGCTCCCTGCCGCCGACCACCGGAGCCCTGTTGCTGCTGCTCGCGGCGGCCCCCTCGGACGACACGGGCACGGTGTGGCGGGCCGCCGGGCGGCTGGGGCTGCCGGCCCGTGCCGCCGAGCCGGCGGTCGCCGCGGGAATCCTCGGCCCTGGCACACCGCCGGACTTCCGGCACCCCCTGATCCGATCGACGGTCTACGCCGCCGCCGAACCCGGCGAACGCCGCCGCGCGCACGCCGCACTGGCCGCCGCCTGCGACCCCGCGACGGACGCCGACCGCCGCGCCTGGCACCGGGCCGAGGCCGCCGAGGGCGTGGCCGACGACGTCGCCGACGACCTCGAGGCCGCCTCCGAGCGAGCCCGCTCCCGCGGCGGCCACTCCCAGCAGGCCCTGTTCCTGTCGCGCGCCGCCGATTTCACCGGCGACCCGGACCGGCGGGCCGAGCGGCTGCTGGACGCGGCGCAGGCCCACCTGATGTCCGGCGACGCACCGGCGGCGGGCGCCGCGCTGGAACGGGCGGGCGCCGACATCCGGGACCCGGTGATGCGCACCCGCGAGCTGCGGATGCGGGCGACCACACAGATGTTCCGGCTCGCCGTCGCCGACGTCCCGGCGATGCTGCTGGACGCCGTGACGCGGCTCGGCCCGCAGGACCCGCGGCTGACCTGGGAGTTGCTCTGTGAGGCACTGCACGCCGCGCTGGTCGCCCACGACACCGTGCGGGGCACGTCGCTGACCGAGGTGGGGGCGGCCGTCGTCGCCGCGCGCCTCCACCAGGACTCCGCGGTGCGCGGCCGGGACCTGCTCATGGAGGGTCTGGGGCGGCGCGTGGCCGAGGGGTACGAGCGCGGCGCGCCCGTGCTGCGTGCCGCTCTGGACGTGCTGCGGGGCGGCGGTGGGATCGGGGACGCGCACAGTCCGTTCGCGGTGATGCTGTTGATGGCCTGCGACGATCTGTGGGACGGCCCGGCCGGGCGGGAACTCGCCGCCCGCCTGGCGGCGGCGGACCGGGACGCCGGCGCGTTGTACGCACTGAGCATCACCCTGCTCGTCGAGGCGCGCTACGACCTCCTGGACGGACGGTTCGCGGCGGCGGAGGCCCGCTACGCCGAGTTCGACGACATCGCGGCTGTCACCGGGTTCCCCGGTGGTGGGGACGTCAACAGGCTCCACCTGCTCGCCCTGACCGGCCGGGAGGCCGAACTGCGGGCGGCGGTGCGGCGGACCGCGGGGATGCGGAGCATGGGCCACGGTGTGCTCCAGCTGATGGCGCAGCACGCGCTGACCCTGTTCGAGCTGGGGCAGGGCCACTACCCGCAGGCGCTGCAGCACGCGTCGGCGGTTTTCGAGCAGGACCCGCCGACCTGCGGCAACCTGGTCCTGCCGCTGCTCGTCGAGGCCGGAGTCCGCACCGGTGACCGGGACGGCGTGGCGCGGGCCCTGCGCCGGCTGGAGGAACGGGCGCCGCTGGCCGGTACCCCGTGGGCCCTGGGCTCCCTGGCCCTCGGGCGGGCACTGGCGGCCCGGGGGGACGACGCCGAGAAGCTCTACCAGGAGGCGGTCGACCTGCTGGGGCAGGGGCCGCTGGCCCTGGAACGGGCCCGCGCCCAACTGCTGTTCGGCGAGTGGCTTCGCCGCCGCAAGCGGCGCGCCGACGCCAGGAAGCAGTTGCGCGCCGCGTACGAGAGCTTCGACGCCTTCGGCGCGGCGCCCTACGCCGAGCGGGCCAGGACCGAGCTGCTCTCCACCGGCGAGACGGCCCGCAGACGGACCGAGGAGACCAGGTTCGATCTCACACCGCGGGAGCGGCAGGTGGCCGCCATGGCCGCCTCGGGGCTGACCAACGGGGAGATCGCGACACGGTTGTTCGTCACCGCCTCGACCGTCGAGTTCCATCTGAACAAGGTGTTCCGCAAGCTCGGCATCACCTCCCGGAGGCAGATCCCCCGCCGGATCGGCGAACCGGACCCGGTGGGCGGGAGCTGA
- a CDS encoding alpha/beta fold hydrolase yields the protein MPYITVGRENSADIELYYEDHGSGRPVVLIHGYPLDGHSWERQLPALLDAGHRVITYDRRGFGRSSQPTTGYDYDTFAADLDAVLTGLDLTDAVLVGFSMGTGEVGRYLGTYGSQRVAKAAFLASLEPFLLKTDDNPDGVDRSVFDGILEAVTKDRYAYFTSFYEAFYNLDETLGSRIGEEAVRASWNVAAGASAYASVACVPTWITDFRADVARIDVPALILHGTADRILPVDATGRPFHALLPSAEYVEIEGAPHGLLWTHAEEVNAALLAFLAK from the coding sequence ATGCCGTACATCACCGTCGGCCGGGAGAACTCCGCCGACATCGAGCTGTACTACGAGGACCACGGGAGCGGGCGGCCCGTCGTGCTGATCCACGGCTATCCGCTGGACGGCCACTCGTGGGAGCGGCAGCTCCCGGCGCTGCTCGACGCGGGCCACCGGGTCATCACCTACGACCGGCGCGGCTTCGGCCGGTCGTCACAGCCGACCACGGGCTACGACTACGACACCTTCGCCGCCGATCTCGACGCGGTGCTGACCGGGCTGGACCTCACCGACGCGGTACTCGTCGGCTTCTCCATGGGCACCGGGGAAGTCGGCCGCTACCTGGGGACGTACGGATCGCAGCGCGTGGCCAAGGCCGCCTTCCTGGCTTCCCTCGAACCGTTCCTGCTCAAGACCGACGACAACCCGGACGGCGTCGACCGGTCCGTCTTCGACGGCATCCTGGAGGCGGTCACGAAGGACCGCTACGCCTACTTCACCAGCTTCTACGAGGCGTTCTACAACCTCGACGAGACGCTCGGCAGCCGGATCGGCGAAGAGGCGGTGCGGGCGAGCTGGAACGTGGCGGCGGGCGCCTCGGCGTACGCGTCGGTGGCCTGCGTGCCCACCTGGATCACCGACTTCCGCGCGGACGTCGCCAGGATCGACGTACCGGCACTGATCCTGCACGGCACCGCCGACCGGATCCTGCCGGTCGACGCCACCGGGCGGCCGTTCCACGCGCTGCTCCCCTCGGCCGAGTACGTCGAGATCGAGGGCGCCCCGCACGGCCTGCTGTGGACGCACGCCGAAGAGGTCAACGCCGCGCTGCTGGCCTTCCTGGCCAAATAG
- a CDS encoding AAA family ATPase translates to MELIGRDDQLDLLRRLLAEPRSHGSAVLVRGAPGIGKTALLAEAAALAERQGHRVLRTSGAEAESDIPYAGLQLVLRPLAAGAADLSAPHRQALDTALGHAEAGVPDVFLVGLAVLNLLADAAAAAPVLVLVDDVQWLDDATASVLAFVARRIGTEPVVVVGAARDGYRSRLDSDELISVTLGPLTDGQATELLAARAPELRPTAHHRLLAEAAGNPLALTELSRTLGASADPHLPRLPLTERLERAFTDRLETLPDITRGMLRVAALNDGPSLTEICRASRRLTGVTAGPADLEPAVRARLVRVVGTEVRFGHPLMRSAIHQTMPVDVRHTAHAALADVLGEHPDRQLRHRAAAAHAPEETIAAALEDVAHRAARRGGIAAAVTALEQAAALSEDADRRAERLLRAADFAVELGRPETVTRLLDQALTGPLSRRQHATVVWLRGSFDEGLLSHSSGANSLTALAAEMAAEDRALALRILWSAAQLCFWTDPGPAVRRTVLQAVERLELDELDPWRLAICAYAAPVDRGAYVLDRARRAAQQEGDDGRAYRMLSTASLLVGGFHLARAFSAAGGAPLRAQGRLGLLARTVGADAWSALVVGDLGAAIAATAESRRLAHETSQTMMYALMTATAAKLAALRGEIDTALGLAEEAERIGLPAGARPVLATATTARGLAALGAGRFEEAFGHFRRLHDPADPAFQIALRLTAVGDLVDAATHCGRPADVLPIVAELEEVATVTPAPVLHAELRLVRALLAADDDADPLFADALGADLGAWPLIRARTHLAYGEWLRRRRRRVESRDHLRAARDMFDALGAIPWGERARQELRAAGETSRRRAPDARDQLTAHELQIVRLAADGLTNREIGQRLYLSHRTVSSHLHRIFPKLGVTSRAELRTVVGALR, encoded by the coding sequence GTGGAGCTCATCGGCCGGGACGACCAGCTGGATCTGCTGCGCCGGCTGCTCGCCGAGCCGCGCAGCCACGGCAGCGCGGTGCTGGTCCGCGGGGCTCCCGGCATCGGGAAGACGGCGTTGCTCGCCGAGGCCGCCGCCCTCGCCGAGCGCCAGGGCCACCGGGTCCTGCGCACCAGCGGTGCCGAGGCCGAGAGCGACATCCCCTATGCCGGTCTGCAGCTCGTCCTGCGCCCGCTGGCCGCGGGAGCCGCCGATCTTTCCGCGCCGCACCGGCAGGCGCTGGACACCGCTCTCGGGCACGCCGAGGCAGGTGTCCCCGACGTCTTCCTGGTAGGTCTGGCCGTCCTCAACCTGCTGGCCGACGCGGCCGCGGCCGCACCGGTGCTGGTCCTCGTCGACGACGTCCAGTGGCTCGACGACGCCACCGCCAGTGTCCTGGCCTTCGTCGCGCGCAGGATCGGCACCGAGCCGGTGGTCGTGGTGGGAGCCGCACGCGACGGCTACCGGTCGCGTCTGGACTCCGACGAACTCATCTCCGTGACGCTGGGCCCGCTCACGGACGGCCAGGCCACGGAACTCCTCGCGGCACGCGCCCCGGAGCTGCGGCCGACCGCGCACCACCGGCTGCTGGCCGAGGCCGCAGGCAACCCCCTGGCCCTGACGGAACTCTCCCGCACCCTCGGCGCGTCGGCCGATCCGCACCTGCCCCGGCTGCCGCTCACCGAACGGCTCGAACGGGCCTTCACCGACCGCCTGGAGACCCTGCCCGACATCACCCGCGGCATGCTGCGGGTCGCGGCTCTCAACGACGGCCCGTCGCTCACCGAGATCTGCCGGGCGTCCCGGCGGCTCACCGGCGTGACGGCAGGGCCCGCGGACCTCGAGCCGGCCGTGCGCGCCCGGCTCGTCCGGGTCGTCGGCACCGAAGTGCGGTTCGGGCATCCGCTGATGCGGTCGGCGATCCACCAGACCATGCCCGTCGACGTCCGGCACACCGCGCACGCCGCACTCGCCGACGTGCTCGGCGAACACCCGGACCGGCAGCTACGGCACCGGGCCGCGGCCGCCCACGCCCCGGAAGAGACGATCGCCGCCGCGTTGGAGGACGTCGCGCACCGGGCCGCCCGCCGCGGCGGCATCGCCGCGGCCGTCACGGCCCTCGAACAGGCCGCCGCGCTCAGCGAGGACGCCGACCGCCGAGCGGAACGGCTGCTGCGGGCCGCCGACTTCGCCGTCGAGCTCGGCCGCCCGGAGACCGTGACCCGGCTGCTGGACCAGGCGCTCACCGGGCCGCTGTCACGACGGCAGCACGCCACGGTCGTCTGGCTCCGCGGCAGCTTCGACGAGGGACTGCTCAGCCACTCCTCCGGCGCCAACTCGCTGACGGCACTCGCCGCGGAGATGGCCGCGGAGGACCGTGCGCTGGCGCTGCGGATCCTGTGGAGCGCCGCGCAGTTGTGCTTCTGGACCGACCCGGGCCCGGCGGTCCGCCGCACGGTCCTGCAGGCCGTGGAGCGGCTGGAGCTCGACGAACTCGACCCGTGGCGCCTGGCCATCTGCGCCTACGCCGCGCCGGTCGACCGCGGTGCCTACGTCCTGGACCGTGCCCGGCGCGCCGCCCAACAGGAGGGCGACGACGGCCGCGCCTACCGCATGCTCAGCACCGCCTCGCTGCTCGTCGGCGGCTTCCACCTGGCGCGGGCGTTCTCGGCGGCCGGTGGCGCACCGCTGCGCGCCCAGGGACGCCTGGGGCTGCTGGCCCGGACGGTCGGCGCGGACGCGTGGAGCGCTCTCGTGGTCGGCGACCTCGGCGCGGCGATCGCCGCGACCGCGGAGTCACGGAGGCTGGCGCACGAGACCAGCCAGACGATGATGTACGCGTTGATGACGGCCACCGCGGCCAAGCTGGCCGCGCTGCGCGGTGAGATCGACACCGCCCTGGGGCTGGCCGAGGAGGCGGAGCGGATCGGACTGCCGGCCGGGGCCCGCCCGGTGCTGGCCACCGCGACCACGGCACGCGGGCTGGCCGCGCTGGGCGCGGGCCGGTTCGAGGAGGCCTTCGGCCATTTCCGCAGGCTGCACGATCCGGCGGACCCCGCGTTCCAGATCGCCCTGCGGCTGACGGCCGTGGGCGACCTCGTCGACGCGGCGACGCACTGCGGGCGGCCGGCGGACGTACTCCCGATCGTGGCGGAGCTGGAGGAGGTCGCCACGGTGACCCCCGCCCCGGTGCTGCACGCCGAACTGCGTCTGGTCCGGGCCCTGCTGGCCGCCGACGATGACGCCGACCCGCTCTTCGCGGACGCGCTGGGCGCCGACCTCGGCGCGTGGCCGCTGATCAGGGCCCGGACCCACCTGGCCTACGGCGAATGGCTGCGGCGCCGGCGGCGCAGGGTCGAGTCCCGCGACCACCTCAGGGCCGCCCGCGACATGTTCGACGCGCTCGGCGCGATCCCCTGGGGCGAGCGGGCCCGCCAGGAACTGCGCGCGGCCGGCGAGACCAGCCGCCGCCGGGCCCCGGACGCCCGGGACCAGCTGACCGCCCACGAACTGCAGATCGTCCGGCTCGCCGCGGACGGTCTGACCAACCGCGAGATAGGCCAGCGGCTCTACCTCTCGCACCGCACCGTCAGCTCGCATCTCCACCGGATCTTCCCCAAGCTGGGCGTGACCTCCCGCGCCGAGCTGCGGACGGTGGTCGGCGCACTGCGCTGA